In a genomic window of Gadus macrocephalus chromosome 9, ASM3116895v1:
- the pot1 gene encoding protection of telomeres protein 1 — MPGRVVVDQANPGAHLTRIPIPGISTATDSSQASVKGKVIKKGPLVSLGDEDFVLKAVVEDDESVRSSSSRNGSINVILFGGLAKDFSEAVSLGEVVVMTGFTVGKSPTAHKDQLHPCNLLLSGDDACLYVLRSLSPSVSPSPTAPKRSSASEVSKPAKVSKYTYVPLDDLKPGAVVNVYGVVVFFKQPYKTRGTDYCSSLKITDQSNQKVVCTIFCEKLEDHPKIFQLGDIIRMHRVKTQAFGGSINLLNTFGFSVVTFDGRPESIVVPRTSSKSFHFEPEDERTVNALRTWAAKQDLLPTTPRVHLSSVQPQSYFDLDCQLLWKAQVDGACILLKVWDGTRCTHPLQDFTVEASAIQGPSSLSRERSDLAVNILVFDNHAEIAKQLKPGDYLRIYNLHATTGASSVPCSSGGSGLNQLAFHLHGGTSYGRGVRVLPDDCPAIQELRRVVECFPEDDIFNESAIMEIWGTPPETLDDARGCCATERRCDHALQQVTLAEVKQSVPGQLFHVSAQLKSYQPRPLYQALKLHCPKCRAIQEIPDDDFLSETFLEASKAPGRITEPWLLSESLLLPGDGPKAPERTLYIHLSKELFGERKSKDLIYVTGATLEDVCQLAAAYQYILPVMPSGGSASLMDLSAPFLFRGNKRYYGCKQCSQVSVKELKVDGSEEINEEMIAEAVGVKLLQYCLVLKLELQQGRDTLEVLLWRDAETFFQVSLEEVAANQEAQNKISKTMDFLCPPGRSIAKQPWLDLCLSTYTVKTDGGPNRVCYQVCQTRTTATPP, encoded by the exons ATGCCAGGCCGCGTGGTGGTGGACCAGGCCAATCCCGGGGCCCACCTAACCAGGATCCCGATCCCTGGGATCAGCACGGCCACAGACAGCTCCCAGGCCTCTGTCAAG GGGAAGGTGATTAAGAAAGGCCCACTGGTCTCCCTTGGAGATGAGGACTTTGTCCTGAAGGCCGTTGTTGAAG ATGATGAGTCGGTTCGAAGCTCGTCATCAAGAAACGGGTCCATCAACGTGATCTTGTTTGGAGGGCTGGCCAAGGACTTCTCTGAAGCTGTCAGTCTTGGG gaggtggtggtgatgactgGCTTCACCGTCGGCAAGTCTCCCACGGCTCACAAGGACCAGCTCCACCCCTGCAACCTCCTGCTCTCTGGGGACGACGCCTGCCTCTAC GTGCTGCGCTCCCTATCTCCCAGTGTCAGCCCATCTCCCACAGCGCCCAAGAGGAGCTCCGCCTCTGAG GTCTCCAAGCCTGCCAAGGTTTCCAAGTACACGTATGTTCCACTGGACGATTTGAAACCAGGAGCCGTGGTCAACGTgtatggggtggtggtgttcttCAAGCAGCCCTACAAGACCAGAGGAACAG ACTACTGCTCCTCCCTGAAGATCACAGACCAGTCAAACCAGAAGGTTGTGTGCACGATCTTCTGCGAGAAGCTAGAGGACCATCCGAAGATCTTCCAACTTGGTGACATCATCCGCATGCATCGGGTGAAG ACTCAGGCGTTTGGCGGCTCCATCAATCTGCTGAACACCTTTGGCTTCTCGGTGGTGACCTTCGACGGGCGTCCGGAGAGCATCGTGGTTCCCCGGACCTCCAGCAAGTCGTTCCACTTTGAGCCAGAGGACGAGCGCACCGTGAATGCGCTCCGTACCTGGGCCGCCAAGCAGGACCTTCTCCCCACGACCCCCAGGGTCCACCTGTCCAGCGTCCAGCCCCAGTCCTACTTTGACCTCGACTGCCAGCTGCTGTGGAAAGCCCAAGTAGATGGCGCCTGCATCCTGCTGAAG GTGTGGGACGGCACACGGTGCACTCATCCTCTGCAAGACTTCACTGTGGAGGCGTCGGCCATCCAAGGGCCGTCCTCGCTGTCCCGAGAGCGCTCAGACCTGGCCGTGAACATCCTGGTGTTTGATAACCACGCCGAGATTGCTAAGCAACTCAAG ccaggGGACTACCTGCGGATCTATAACCTGCATGCGACCACAGGAGCCAGCAGTGTTCCGTGCAGCAGTGGGGGGTCGGGGCTGAACCAGCTGGCCTTCCACCTGCACGGGGGCACCTCCTACGGCCGGGGGGTCAGAGTTCTGCCCGATGACTGCCCCGCCATCCAGGAGCTCAGAAG AGTGGTGGAGTGCTTCCCAGAGGACGATATCTTCAACGAGTCAGCCATCATGGAGATCTGGGGAACACCTCCAGAAACCCTGG ATGATGCCAGAGGATGTTGTGCAAcag AGAGGAGGTGTGACCATGCCCTGCAGCAGGTGACCCTGGCGGAGGTCAAACAGTCCGTCCCAGGCCAACTGTTCCACGTTAGCGCCCAGCTGAAGTCCTACCAGCCACGGCCCCTCTACCAGGCCCTCAAACTCCACTGCCCCAAGTGCAGAGCCAT ACAGGAGATCCCTGATGATGACTTCCTGTCAGAAACCTTCCTGGAGGCCTCGAAGGCCCCAGGCCGCATCACCGAGCCATGGCTCCTCTCAGAGTCCCTCCTCCTACCTGGAGATGGGCCTAAAGCCCCTGAACGAACCCTCTATATCCACCTGTCCAAGGAGCTGTTCggcgagagaaagagcaagGACCTCATCTACGTGACCG GAGCCACTCTGGAGGACGTGTGTCAGCTGGCCGCCGCCTACCAGTACATACTTCCGGTGATGCCGTCAGGAGGAAGTGCGTCTTTAATGGACCTCTCCGCCCCCTTCCTGTTCCGAGGAAACAAGCGATATTACGG ATGTAAGCAGTGTTCCCAGGTTTCTGTGAAGGAGCTGAAGGTTGATGGATCAGAGGAGATCAATGAGGAAATGATAGCAGAAG ctgtAGGCGTTAAGCTGCTTCAGTATTGCCTGGTATTGAAACTGGAGCTCCAGCAAGGACGAGACACTCTAGAAGTACTCCTCTGGAGAGACGCA GAAACCTTCTTTCAAGTGTCATTGGAGGAGGtggcagccaatcaggaggcCCAGAACAAGATCAGTAAAACAATGGACTTCCTGTGCCCACCAGGACGCAGCATAG CTAAGCAGCCCTGGCTGGACCTCTGTCTCTCCACATACACAGTGAAGACAGACGGCGGACCTAACCGTGTGTGCTACCAGGTCTGTCAGACCAGGACCACCGCGACCCCACCCTGA